Within Vicia villosa cultivar HV-30 ecotype Madison, WI linkage group LG1, Vvil1.0, whole genome shotgun sequence, the genomic segment aaaagaacaaaacaggtactgaaacaagatgttacaaggaatgtcatgacattaaccatgacatcgcgcctgcagaactgaggaaggaagattcagttttggttttaaaagatacagaatattctatgtggatattatgtaatcctatgtggcgcagtcttaaaggtcaaagaatcaagtcagaatattgaagaatcaaatctaagattgaagtttcagcagttactaatttaggagataaattaggtaacttatgatcaaaaggccttgtttgtagcagaagaaatctgctgatttgtaacagcaaggagtgctgcgattttaagcccaaatCCATgctaggatcaggttatatataggaatctttgtagccttgtaaacctaacgatcataatgtagtcattagggtttgttgtgcaagtgaaccacccaggttgtgggatggtcactgatttgtgcctcgaagcctgtaggtaagaggtttattttattcactcagaagctgtgaagcaatgagtgaagattgtgttcttggaactactccattatgtatatttaaattgttggtgattaagccgtcgatgcagtggctgagttgttgactgctagacatcattgctatgattgggagtggaatggagatattccatatctagggagaacctaggtagaggggtcattgggtggtgattaagtgaggagttgtaaactaggagtttagctctgaattgatactgctaatagtggacttcatccctggcttggtatgcccccagagtaggttgattgaaccgaactgggtgaacaattctgatgtgttctttattttctgcaaagtttatttgtaagttcagtttggatatcATATCATCGTgcctgacatcagtgtgtgatttaatgactgtgctaacataGAATCTCTGTGattccaacacttccagacttctggatgttagaagtaataaataattgagagatctgtatgtactgcctcagctaaactgatgacagaccagatgtcacgacatcgtatatgacatctgggttctgtcttaccagaatttcattcTGCCTTCGTCAAAGAGGGGCTCCATGGAAACAACTCAGCTCAATCCGATATTATCAGATGTAATATCAGAACAAGGGAGAATTTTGCGATGGGCGGTGGAGATAAACTGTGGAGAGCGATTGCAAAGTTGGGAGTTTCCAGTGGGACTTCAAACAAGGATTACAGGAGCCTTGTAAAGGAGATGGATATTGCTGAGAAGGGTAGATTGGCAATAGGGAAGGTGACCTCAATGATTTCTCAATGATCATCGGTTCTCTAAATATCAGAGGGGGTGGTAGCAGGATCAAGAGGAGAAGGCTGAGTTACATCATTAGTAAAAGGAAGGCGGATTTGTTCTTAATTCAGGAAACAAAGTTAGGTTCTATCTCTGAAGCTATGGCAGGTAACTGCTGGGGCCATGGGGACGTCGGGTTCTCGTATTCTGCTTCGAATGGCGCATCAGGGGGTCTTTTAATCTTATGGAATCCTGGTTCAGTGGAGGTGGTATGCAGTTTCAAGGGAGAGGGTTACCTAGGGGTCAAGGTAAGATGGAAGAATTTCATTTACTACATTGTGAACATATACTCTCCTTGTTCTTTTGCGGCGAAACGTAGCTTGTGGATGAATCTTTTGAAGATAGTAGGTGGGGATGGAGAGTGGATTTTCGGGGGAGATTTCAACGCTGTGAAAACCAAAGAGGAGAGAAGGGGTTGTTCGGTTCTGGATAATAGGAGAGAATGGGTTGAATTTTCAGATTTTATTGACAGAAGCGATTTATCTGATATTCCTTGCCGTGGAAAGAAATTCACTTGGTTTAGCGGAGACGGCAAGTCTAAAAGTAggattgaccattttcttgtggCGGACGCTACTATGGATAGATGGGGGGTAGTTGGTCAGTTTGTAGATTTGAGAGATATATCCGATCATTGCCCCATTTGGATTATGGTGGAAAAGTCCAATTGGGGCCCGAAACCTTTCAGGTCCAATAACGAATGGTTTTCCCATAAAGATTTCTTGCCGTTTGTGGAGAAAGAATGGCTAGCGTTGTCGGTTGAAGGAAGGGGCGAATTTGTGCTTAAAGAAAAATTGAAGTTGTTAAAATCTAGGCTCAAGTGGTGGAACATTAACATTTTCGGGAGGATAGAGTTGGAGATGCAGGAAGGGATCAAGGATATGAACGCTATGGATGAATGGGATGCCGAGACCAGTATTCCTATGGATCCCGAAGTAGTGACATCGAAAAGGAAACTATCTAGTAGCAAGTTTTGGTTGAATTTGAAGATCAAGGAGAATATGCTTATCCAAAAATCGAGATTGAATTGGCTCAACGATGGTGACAACAATAGCAAATTTTTCCATTCGGTAATGAAAGGAAGGAGGCGCCTTAATCACATTGGTCCCTTAGTGACTCAAGCGGGTATGATAGAATCGGTGGAAGGGGTT encodes:
- the LOC131659770 gene encoding uncharacterized protein LOC131659770 gives rise to the protein MGGGDKLWRAIAKLGVSSGTSNKDYRSLVKEMDIAEKGRLAIGKETKLGSISEAMAGNCWGHGDVGFSYSASNGASGGLLILWNPGSVEVVCSFKGEGYLGVKVRWKNFIYYIVNIYSPCSFAAKRSLWMNLLKIVGGDGEWIFGGDFNAVKTKEERRGCSVLDNRREWVEFSDFIDRSDLSDIPCRGKKFTWFSGDGKSKSRIDHFLVADATMDRWGVVGQFVDLRDISDHCPIWIMVEKSNWGPKPFRSNNEWFSHKDFLPFVEKEWLALSVEGRGEFVLKEKLKLLKSRLKWWNINIFGRIELEMQEGIKDMNAMDEWDAETSIPMDPEVVTSKRKLSSSKFWLNLKIKENMLIQKSRLNWLNDGDNNSKFFHSVMKGRRRLNHIGPLVTQAGMIESVEGVRE